A portion of the Micromonospora tarapacensis genome contains these proteins:
- a CDS encoding DUF4192 domain-containing protein codes for MSSPVPKLRIRTDVDLVAVVPYLIGFRPDDGSIVVLAFADNRVVFAARTDLPGPDICGDVLLDLGGHLADVTRRVHPNAKVVLVGYGAAGHVDPALRTVADLLTTGGLSVRQRLRVTDSRVFHLDCDHAGCSPGGTPFDPMSSSVAAEATFAGMVALPNRAAKAALLGPADTACGEAMRQSVTRATARLQPLIHDDAAVDEAAAAAIADALIRHATGTALGDDEVAWLLVLLARPSVWDLAAGHAEPDERHLAFWNEVTRRAPDPLVPAPATLLALTAWQLGDGMIATLATERALHIDPSRELAGLILHGVQAGISPADVERALADIGSESPSDIEPRA; via the coding sequence ATGTCCTCTCCCGTACCCAAGCTGCGGATCCGCACCGACGTCGACCTCGTCGCCGTCGTGCCCTACCTGATCGGGTTCCGGCCCGACGACGGCAGCATCGTCGTGCTCGCCTTCGCGGACAACCGCGTCGTGTTCGCCGCCCGCACGGACCTGCCCGGCCCGGACATCTGTGGCGACGTCCTGCTCGACCTGGGTGGCCACCTCGCCGACGTCACGCGGCGAGTCCACCCGAACGCCAAGGTCGTCCTCGTCGGGTACGGCGCCGCCGGTCACGTCGACCCGGCGCTGCGCACGGTCGCCGACCTGTTAACGACCGGCGGGCTGTCCGTGCGACAGCGGTTGCGGGTGACCGACAGCCGCGTCTTCCACCTGGACTGCGACCACGCGGGTTGTTCACCCGGCGGCACGCCCTTTGATCCCATGTCGTCGTCGGTCGCGGCCGAGGCGACGTTCGCGGGCATGGTGGCCCTGCCGAACCGGGCGGCCAAGGCGGCGCTGCTCGGCCCGGCCGATACCGCCTGCGGCGAAGCGATGCGGCAGTCCGTCACCCGGGCGACGGCTCGCCTGCAACCGCTGATCCACGATGACGCCGCCGTGGACGAGGCCGCAGCCGCGGCCATCGCCGATGCCCTGATCCGGCACGCCACCGGCACGGCGCTTGGCGACGACGAGGTGGCCTGGCTCCTCGTCCTACTGGCCCGGCCTTCGGTGTGGGACCTCGCCGCCGGCCACGCCGAACCGGACGAACGGCACCTCGCGTTCTGGAACGAGGTCACCCGCCGAGCCCCGGACCCCCTCGTACCGGCGCCGGCCACCCTGCTCGCGCTCACCGCGTGGCAACTCGGCGACGGCATGATCGCCACCCTGGCCACCGAGCGTGCCCTGCACATCGACCCGTCGCGCGAACTCGCCGGTCTGATCCTGCACGGGGTGCAGGCGGGAATCAGCCCGGCGGATGTCGAACGGGCACTCGCCGACATCGGCTCCGAGTCGCCGTCCGACATCGAACCTCGGGCATGA
- a CDS encoding diguanylate cyclase domain-containing protein: MSILAALAASAALAFIAGRLSTRPRLRNLRAEVTGLREQIDTLDGLLRVANYIAGHDRLTGLPNRSSAAKVFLVRETLGRPTVVALIDLDRFKRTNDTYGHDVGDDLLRTIAERLAHAAKAAGATAARLAGDEFLLLLPADPGDDHAKPVAAILDQLAQPATLSTDDGEVTVHPQASAGIAVYDGTFGTFDTMLHHADIALYHAKQQRGTHRTYRPEMRMPRNAGRHGPRRRDEHPASGGQLGGEVTA, translated from the coding sequence GTGTCCATTCTCGCTGCCCTCGCCGCCAGCGCGGCGCTCGCTTTCATCGCGGGCCGGCTCAGCACCCGACCCAGACTCCGCAACCTGCGCGCCGAGGTCACCGGCCTGCGCGAACAGATCGACACGCTGGACGGCCTGCTCCGCGTCGCCAACTACATCGCTGGTCATGACCGGCTGACCGGCCTGCCCAACCGGTCGTCGGCCGCGAAGGTCTTCCTGGTCCGCGAGACGCTCGGCCGGCCCACCGTCGTCGCACTGATCGACCTGGACCGGTTCAAGCGCACCAACGACACCTACGGCCACGACGTCGGCGATGACCTGCTGCGCACCATCGCCGAACGCCTCGCCCACGCCGCGAAGGCGGCCGGCGCGACCGCGGCCCGCCTCGCCGGTGACGAGTTCCTCCTGCTGCTACCCGCCGACCCGGGTGACGACCACGCCAAGCCGGTCGCGGCGATCCTCGACCAGCTCGCCCAGCCGGCCACACTGTCCACCGACGACGGCGAGGTCACCGTGCACCCGCAGGCCAGCGCCGGTATCGCCGTCTACGACGGCACCTTCGGCACGTTCGACACGATGCTTCACCACGCCGACATCGCCCTGTACCACGCCAAACAACAACGAGGCACGCACCGCACCTACCGGCCCGAGATGCGCATGCCCCGCAACGCCGGACGCCACGGCCCACGCCGACGCGACGAGCACCCTGCCAGCGGCGGGCAGCTCGGCGGCGAGGTGACCGCATGA
- a CDS encoding PPC domain-containing DNA-binding protein — protein sequence MRSQEVVLSRTFAVAFDHGEDFFVALEEFCRTNGVRQGFVPVFIAGFAEVEIVGTCGKLEDPQAPVWSAVHLTNVEALGGGTIAYDETENRIQPHIHVSVGLKEHSATGHTSHLLSAKVQFLTEMLIVEASAPAMSRERNPALYDVPLLRFDTTIG from the coding sequence GTGCGTAGCCAAGAGGTGGTCCTCAGCCGCACGTTCGCCGTGGCGTTCGACCATGGCGAGGACTTCTTCGTGGCCCTGGAGGAGTTCTGCCGCACCAACGGGGTCCGCCAAGGTTTCGTGCCCGTCTTCATCGCTGGTTTCGCCGAGGTCGAGATTGTAGGCACCTGCGGCAAACTAGAAGACCCCCAGGCTCCGGTCTGGTCCGCCGTGCACCTGACCAACGTCGAGGCGCTCGGCGGCGGCACGATCGCCTACGACGAAACCGAGAACCGGATACAGCCACACATCCACGTCTCCGTCGGGCTCAAGGAACACAGCGCTACCGGCCACACAAGCCATCTGCTGTCGGCGAAGGTCCAGTTCCTCACGGAAATGCTGATCGTCGAGGCGTCTGCGCCGGCAATGAGCCGCGAGCGGAATCCGGCGCTCTACGACGTCCCCCTGCTCCGGTTCGACACCACGATCGGATGA
- a CDS encoding APC family permease: MSQVTLARRTLGGGALWVFGVGASSPLTVLVGGIVSTYALTGVVGVPLSFLVIMVALGLLAVGYVAMARHVPHSAPFYAQLARGLSPRLGVAGAAVALLGYNAIQISLYGLIGATLAGLAGGVWWAWAALVWLVVAVLGRLRGAANARVLGALLAVELATIVLFDIAAFSNPAAGGVSLESLAPSGLMTAGVSGALAFGMAAFAGAETPPAFAEESRTPRAVARATFGGILFLGLFYCLSAWAYATAVGPGSVVLAAADPTQSPFAVLERVFGAGVGTLATLLLVTSVVAAMVAFHSAAARYVFALARERVLPVAMAAVSGGAHGGAPLGGSTVQSVTAAVVVTAFVAAGADPMTLFVWCSTIGAVSIMLLLTVASVAALGFFAAGRGANESMWVRQVFPAVGAVVGFLVLVFMAGNLASLLGTAPGSPLPWLIPALVAGAGLVGLARGEWLRHADPDVYQQLGHGTPNALTVRDQRLAELEV; the protein is encoded by the coding sequence GTGAGTCAGGTGACGTTGGCGCGGCGCACGCTCGGTGGTGGCGCTCTGTGGGTGTTCGGCGTGGGCGCGAGTTCCCCGCTGACGGTGTTGGTCGGGGGGATCGTGTCGACGTACGCCCTGACGGGTGTGGTCGGTGTGCCGTTGTCCTTCCTGGTGATCATGGTGGCGTTGGGGTTGCTGGCGGTGGGTTATGTGGCGATGGCCCGGCACGTTCCGCATAGTGCCCCGTTCTACGCCCAGCTCGCGCGAGGGCTGAGCCCGAGACTCGGGGTGGCCGGCGCGGCAGTGGCGCTGCTGGGTTACAACGCGATCCAGATTTCGTTGTACGGCCTGATCGGCGCCACGTTGGCGGGGCTGGCCGGCGGGGTGTGGTGGGCGTGGGCGGCGCTGGTGTGGCTGGTCGTGGCGGTGTTGGGCCGACTTCGCGGTGCCGCGAACGCGAGGGTGCTCGGTGCCCTGTTGGCGGTGGAGTTGGCCACGATCGTGTTGTTCGACATCGCCGCGTTCTCGAATCCGGCCGCCGGTGGGGTGAGTCTGGAGTCGTTGGCGCCGTCGGGTCTGATGACGGCCGGGGTGTCCGGTGCCCTCGCTTTCGGGATGGCCGCGTTCGCCGGTGCGGAGACACCACCGGCGTTCGCGGAGGAGTCCCGCACACCACGGGCGGTCGCCAGGGCGACGTTCGGGGGGATTCTGTTCCTCGGGCTGTTCTATTGCCTTTCGGCGTGGGCGTACGCGACGGCGGTCGGTCCGGGCTCGGTGGTGCTCGCGGCGGCGGACCCGACGCAGTCGCCGTTCGCGGTGCTGGAGCGGGTGTTCGGCGCGGGTGTGGGCACGTTGGCGACCCTGTTGCTGGTGACCAGTGTCGTGGCGGCGATGGTGGCGTTCCACTCGGCTGCGGCCCGGTATGTGTTCGCGCTGGCGCGGGAGCGGGTCCTGCCGGTGGCGATGGCGGCGGTCAGCGGCGGCGCGCACGGCGGGGCGCCGCTGGGCGGCTCGACGGTCCAGTCCGTGACCGCAGCCGTGGTGGTGACAGCCTTCGTGGCAGCCGGCGCCGATCCGATGACCCTGTTCGTGTGGTGCTCGACGATCGGCGCCGTATCGATCATGTTGCTGTTGACGGTGGCGTCGGTGGCCGCGCTGGGATTCTTCGCCGCCGGGCGGGGCGCCAACGAGTCGATGTGGGTTCGGCAAGTGTTCCCCGCCGTCGGGGCCGTGGTGGGCTTCCTGGTCCTCGTGTTCATGGCCGGCAACCTGGCATCACTGCTGGGCACCGCGCCGGGCTCGCCGCTGCCCTGGCTGATACCGGCATTGGTCGCGGGCGCCGGGCTGGTCGGGCTGGCCCGGGGCGAGTGGCTACGCCACGCCGATCCTGACGTCTACCAGCAACTCGGCCACGGCACTCCGAACGCCCTGACCGTGCGGGACCAGCGCCTGGCCGAGCTGGAGGTGTGA
- a CDS encoding pyridoxal-dependent decarboxylase has translation MIAPAVDGRVEPETVVADLLARARESRRYDIGFPGARDVTFPALADIMTGLLLNNVGDPWDLGHGRAHTKHIEQQVVAIVADMLRAPAQAWGYVTGGSSEGTLHALDEAWQRYSDLVVYTSAAAHYSVAKSSRLLKLPLVMVRTDDTGRIDVADLAGEIARRRHRPAMIVATAGTTMREAVDDVAAIAAACDDLAVTRRRIHVDAALSGIPLALLPAETRPGFDFTAGATSMVISGHKYLSTLMPCGVLVYAEPPRTPAGGRIAYTGSADTTITGSRSGHTPLLLWWSLTTLGVDGLRHRAQAARDLATHTYRELQRIGWPAGLNPHAFTVTLDQPPAQVLAKWVLASDGHTAHIVCMPGVTQDQIDEFITDLTAARPPASPAAPSPKARVPRTRLSRTRTSP, from the coding sequence GTGATAGCACCGGCCGTCGATGGCCGCGTCGAACCCGAGACCGTCGTAGCGGACCTGCTCGCCAGAGCGCGGGAGAGCCGCCGCTACGACATCGGGTTCCCCGGCGCGCGGGATGTCACCTTCCCCGCCCTGGCCGACATCATGACCGGTCTGCTGCTCAACAACGTCGGCGATCCGTGGGACCTCGGTCACGGCCGCGCCCACACCAAGCACATCGAGCAGCAAGTCGTCGCCATTGTCGCCGACATGCTCCGCGCACCAGCTCAGGCGTGGGGGTATGTCACCGGCGGCTCGTCGGAGGGGACACTGCACGCTCTGGATGAGGCGTGGCAGCGCTACTCAGACCTGGTCGTCTACACCTCCGCCGCCGCGCACTACTCGGTCGCCAAGAGCAGCCGCCTTTTGAAGCTGCCGCTGGTGATGGTCCGTACCGACGACACCGGACGGATCGACGTGGCCGACCTGGCGGGGGAGATCGCCCGCCGCCGGCACCGCCCGGCGATGATCGTCGCCACGGCGGGCACCACGATGCGCGAAGCCGTCGATGACGTCGCGGCTATCGCCGCCGCCTGCGACGACCTGGCCGTGACCCGCCGCCGTATCCACGTCGACGCCGCCCTGTCCGGGATCCCGCTGGCATTGCTTCCCGCTGAGACCCGACCCGGGTTCGACTTCACCGCCGGCGCCACCAGCATGGTCATCAGCGGCCACAAGTATTTGAGCACGCTGATGCCATGCGGGGTCCTCGTCTACGCCGAACCGCCCCGCACTCCCGCCGGTGGCCGAATCGCCTACACAGGCAGCGCCGACACGACCATCACCGGATCCCGCTCCGGCCACACCCCCCTGCTGCTGTGGTGGTCGCTGACCACCCTCGGCGTTGACGGACTCCGCCACCGCGCACAGGCCGCCCGCGACCTGGCCACCCATACCTACCGCGAACTGCAGCGGATCGGCTGGCCGGCAGGGCTCAACCCGCACGCGTTCACCGTCACCCTCGACCAACCCCCAGCGCAGGTGTTGGCGAAGTGGGTCCTGGCCAGCGACGGGCACACCGCCCACATCGTCTGCATGCCCGGCGTCACCCAGGACCAGATCGACGAGTTCATCACCGACCTGACCGCCGCCCGCCCGCCCGCGTCACCGGCGGCGCCCTCTCCCAAAGCCCGTGTTCCGCGTACCCGCCTGAGCCGGACAAGGACCTCACCATGA
- a CDS encoding IS1380 family transposase: MAGLDETALKRIGNARAKVRAHVWALLARRPQGFPWLTVAGKLLTGWVVIDLDATLITAHSDKQGAAATFKKGYGFHPLGAWCANTAECLAMLLRPGNAGSNTVADHIRVLGDAITQLPVAYRRKLLIRVDGAGATHELLEHLQQMNRAWRSVKFTVGWTITTADETAINQIPADAWSDSLHQDGTATSDAHVAELTGLNPRLHAWTGTLRLLVRRVKPSARHAKNLTDLEKRTGWRYQIVATNITRIAGVPGSHQPQWLDALHRSHAGVEDHVRGAKAMGLRNLPSKTWTVNRGWVLTANLAADLASWTRLLGLHDQPDLADAEPDTLRYRLLHLPGKIAVHARRRVLSIPETWPWADAFTLCWQRLTQLPLTT, translated from the coding sequence TTGGCCGGCCTCGACGAGACCGCGTTGAAGCGGATCGGCAATGCGCGGGCGAAGGTCCGCGCCCACGTGTGGGCGCTGCTCGCCCGCCGCCCGCAGGGATTCCCGTGGCTGACCGTCGCGGGCAAACTCCTGACCGGGTGGGTGGTCATCGATCTGGATGCCACGCTGATCACCGCCCACAGCGACAAGCAGGGCGCGGCGGCCACCTTCAAGAAAGGCTATGGCTTCCACCCGCTCGGCGCGTGGTGTGCCAACACCGCGGAATGCCTGGCCATGCTGCTGCGGCCCGGCAACGCCGGATCGAACACGGTTGCTGATCACATCCGGGTCCTCGGCGACGCGATCACGCAACTCCCGGTCGCCTACCGGCGCAAGCTGCTGATCCGCGTCGACGGTGCCGGCGCCACCCACGAGCTCCTGGAACATCTTCAGCAGATGAACCGGGCGTGGCGCAGCGTGAAGTTCACCGTCGGCTGGACGATCACCACCGCCGACGAGACCGCGATCAACCAGATCCCCGCCGACGCCTGGAGCGACAGCCTGCACCAGGACGGCACCGCCACCAGCGACGCGCACGTCGCGGAACTGACCGGCCTCAACCCGCGCCTGCACGCCTGGACCGGCACACTACGGCTGCTCGTACGCCGGGTGAAACCCTCGGCCCGGCACGCCAAGAACCTCACCGACCTGGAGAAACGCACCGGCTGGCGCTACCAGATCGTGGCCACCAACATCACCCGTATCGCCGGCGTGCCCGGCTCGCACCAGCCGCAATGGCTCGACGCCCTACACCGTTCTCACGCCGGCGTGGAAGATCACGTCCGCGGCGCAAAGGCGATGGGCCTGCGCAACCTGCCCTCGAAAACGTGGACGGTCAACCGCGGCTGGGTCCTGACCGCCAACCTCGCCGCCGACCTGGCCTCCTGGACCAGACTGCTCGGCCTGCACGACCAGCCGGATCTCGCCGACGCCGAACCCGACACCCTGCGCTACCGGCTGCTGCACCTGCCCGGCAAAATCGCCGTCCACGCCCGCCGCCGTGTCCTGTCGATCCCCGAGACCTGGCCCTGGGCCGACGCGTTCACCCTCTGCTGGCAACGCCTCACCCAGCTACCACTGACCACCTGA
- a CDS encoding phosphotransferase family protein has protein sequence MDEAVSAAAQAAARAGLVADGARALRVGENGVVVLPAAGALARVIPDESQFDHVRHELVVAKWLFSHDVPVVLPLVPAPVLVGGFVVSFWEFLANGGSADLVTLAGCLRRLHAIPTPPTSLLTRLDPFARFEKRVAAATMLDDADSVFLTELRDRLAEQWRRANFDLGEAVIHGDAHMDNLLQTRDGRAAFVDLETVAIGPPEWDLTLTALYHECGWFSASEYANFVDAYGYDVRTSAAWPVLRGIRMVRMTTWLAQSAENSFERETQLRHRLATLRDGTAPAGWTGF, from the coding sequence ATGGATGAAGCCGTCAGCGCAGCAGCGCAGGCTGCCGCTCGCGCTGGTCTCGTGGCCGACGGTGCTCGCGCACTTCGGGTGGGCGAAAACGGCGTGGTGGTGCTGCCCGCCGCCGGGGCGCTTGCCAGAGTTATCCCGGATGAGAGCCAGTTTGATCATGTTCGTCACGAACTGGTCGTGGCCAAGTGGCTGTTCTCCCATGATGTGCCGGTCGTGCTGCCCTTGGTTCCTGCGCCGGTGCTCGTTGGCGGTTTCGTAGTTTCGTTCTGGGAGTTCCTCGCCAATGGCGGATCGGCGGATCTGGTCACCCTCGCCGGCTGCCTACGGCGGCTTCACGCCATCCCCACGCCGCCGACTTCCCTCCTGACCCGGCTAGACCCATTTGCTCGGTTCGAGAAACGCGTGGCCGCCGCGACGATGTTGGACGACGCCGACAGCGTCTTCCTCACTGAGCTGCGCGACCGGTTGGCTGAGCAATGGCGCCGGGCCAACTTCGATCTGGGGGAGGCAGTGATCCACGGCGACGCGCACATGGACAACCTGCTCCAGACACGCGACGGGCGGGCCGCGTTTGTGGACTTGGAGACCGTGGCGATCGGGCCACCAGAATGGGATTTGACCCTGACTGCGCTCTACCACGAGTGCGGGTGGTTCTCGGCGAGCGAGTACGCCAATTTCGTCGACGCTTACGGCTATGACGTGCGCACCAGCGCCGCGTGGCCGGTGCTGCGGGGGATTCGCATGGTGAGGATGACGACGTGGCTCGCGCAGTCGGCCGAGAACTCTTTCGAGCGGGAGACGCAGCTTCGACACCGTCTCGCGACGCTGCGGGACGGTACAGCTCCAGCCGGATGGACCGGCTTCTAG
- a CDS encoding XRE family transcriptional regulator, translating into MSRQELAESVNAYLWDTYKTKEALDETDIGKLERGENRWPRERRREAFRVVLHVSSDAELGFYINRNAQTAELDQPWTLPSPDSSSPGTLQQISQAQPDPSAALSLLTGAGLALHGIESAQTEDHTLAAPAGRFFDGQSVDTRVYPAVDDGRVLTAVPADFANSQFLRRPRRGLVVGVVEGDERPRGFGLDSRQARRRLIKAGPAARLLIPPAYILDDVTAGVLWAVVNLDEPLLHDDGLLFDLQQQLAQYEALPHSSAGRDLASDLTRVSQMWLGSDFCAQHILRHLADLSSPPEFWTREQRGEEASTWLLFRHKYDYLQAVTDRFSGGALSRAFCIPPETVVASPCAERILLILAAALMESFSIRVDVCADPEYAAVEGFVLDRGRQAIVANWVGADGIWQVGVTTTRPAIYDYGETAAYTSAHSVVPGRSPGQRLRAMADYLELDWPWLVQRCAQLGQHGCAGLAGPRSRLLSVAGLDRACRYLSEVGAATD; encoded by the coding sequence ATGTCCCGGCAGGAGCTTGCCGAATCTGTCAACGCCTACTTGTGGGACACGTATAAGACGAAGGAGGCGCTCGACGAAACGGACATCGGCAAACTGGAACGAGGCGAGAACCGCTGGCCACGCGAACGCCGACGTGAAGCCTTCCGCGTCGTCCTGCACGTAAGTTCGGACGCTGAACTTGGGTTCTATATCAACCGCAACGCCCAAACAGCAGAGCTCGATCAACCCTGGACACTGCCATCGCCCGACAGCAGCAGCCCAGGAACTCTGCAACAGATCAGCCAAGCGCAGCCCGACCCTTCGGCGGCTCTGTCGCTGCTGACCGGTGCAGGACTCGCGCTACATGGGATTGAATCGGCGCAGACAGAGGACCACACGCTCGCGGCGCCGGCTGGTCGCTTCTTCGATGGGCAATCCGTCGACACACGCGTCTACCCCGCTGTCGATGACGGCCGCGTCCTCACGGCAGTGCCCGCCGACTTCGCTAACAGCCAGTTTCTTCGCAGACCCCGCCGTGGGCTGGTCGTGGGGGTTGTCGAAGGTGACGAGCGGCCTCGCGGTTTCGGGCTCGACAGCCGGCAGGCGCGGCGGCGGCTGATCAAGGCTGGCCCAGCGGCACGGCTGCTCATACCTCCCGCCTATATCTTGGACGATGTAACGGCCGGAGTTCTATGGGCCGTGGTCAACTTGGACGAACCGCTGCTTCACGACGACGGTCTCCTGTTCGACCTCCAGCAGCAGTTGGCGCAGTACGAGGCACTTCCACATTCGTCGGCCGGGCGCGATCTCGCGTCGGATCTCACGAGGGTGTCACAGATGTGGTTGGGCAGCGACTTCTGTGCTCAACACATCCTTCGTCACCTTGCCGACCTTTCCAGCCCTCCCGAATTTTGGACCCGGGAACAGCGTGGCGAAGAGGCGAGCACATGGCTGCTGTTCCGGCATAAGTACGACTATCTACAGGCCGTCACTGACCGCTTCTCCGGTGGAGCACTGAGCCGCGCGTTTTGTATTCCGCCCGAGACAGTCGTCGCGTCACCATGCGCCGAGCGCATCCTCCTCATCCTCGCCGCAGCCCTGATGGAATCGTTTTCGATCCGCGTCGATGTATGCGCCGACCCGGAGTACGCGGCCGTCGAGGGCTTCGTGCTGGACCGTGGACGGCAAGCCATTGTGGCGAACTGGGTGGGTGCCGACGGAATCTGGCAGGTTGGTGTCACCACCACCCGCCCGGCGATATACGACTACGGCGAGACTGCGGCCTACACGAGCGCACATTCTGTCGTGCCAGGGCGTTCACCCGGGCAGCGTCTACGGGCAATGGCCGACTACCTGGAGCTGGACTGGCCATGGCTGGTCCAGCGTTGTGCCCAGTTGGGACAACACGGCTGCGCAGGACTCGCCGGGCCTCGCAGCCGACTACTCTCCGTCGCTGGATTGGATCGGGCATGCCGGTACCTCAGCGAGGTCGGGGCGGCGACAGACTAG
- a CDS encoding helix-turn-helix domain-containing protein, whose product MISPYVRRRRLAAELLRLREEHGYSTQRLAKEINVPRQRISQLQNGHLRPDLDEIMRILKLFNVGERRWQQIMTIAREAQERGWWEKFRDEMGPRQALYADLEAGARSIVEYQMTLLPGLLQIPRFTEVRARADRGAYPEDFDPARALEARAIRQRVLERAGGPSYEVIIDELAVRRFAAPPDVVRAQMDHLVHVGRSRKRITIRVLPLMAAIAGHVVPRSAFFTYRYPDPGDPIVVAVDTVTSDLVLTEPAEITYYLDLYQRLQQATLSPADSLDLLAAVAEDLPNYSGSRQ is encoded by the coding sequence ATGATCAGTCCGTATGTGCGACGCCGCCGGCTCGCAGCCGAGCTACTCAGGTTGCGGGAGGAACACGGCTACTCCACCCAACGGCTCGCCAAGGAGATCAACGTCCCACGCCAGCGCATCAGTCAACTCCAGAACGGGCACCTGCGGCCCGACTTGGACGAGATCATGCGCATCCTCAAGCTTTTCAACGTCGGCGAACGTCGCTGGCAGCAGATCATGACCATCGCCCGTGAAGCCCAGGAGCGTGGCTGGTGGGAAAAGTTCCGCGACGAGATGGGACCTCGCCAAGCGTTGTACGCCGACCTCGAAGCCGGCGCACGGTCCATCGTCGAGTACCAGATGACGCTATTGCCGGGCCTGCTCCAAATCCCCCGGTTCACCGAGGTTCGGGCGCGGGCCGACCGGGGCGCATACCCAGAGGACTTCGACCCAGCCCGCGCGCTGGAGGCAAGAGCGATACGACAGCGTGTACTCGAACGTGCCGGCGGGCCCAGCTACGAGGTGATCATTGACGAGTTGGCAGTCCGGCGCTTCGCCGCGCCGCCGGACGTTGTCCGTGCCCAGATGGACCACCTCGTGCACGTCGGCCGTAGCCGCAAGAGGATCACCATCCGCGTGCTGCCACTGATGGCGGCCATCGCCGGTCATGTCGTGCCCCGGTCGGCCTTCTTCACCTATCGTTATCCGGACCCCGGCGACCCGATCGTCGTGGCCGTCGACACCGTCACGTCCGACCTCGTACTTACCGAACCGGCCGAGATCACCTACTACCTTGACCTCTACCAGCGACTACAGCAGGCGACGCTCAGTCCCGCCGACAGCCTCGACCTCCTAGCCGCCGTGGCTGAAGACCTGCCCAACTACTCAGGGAGCCGACAATGA
- a CDS encoding asparaginase, translated as MLISLGGTIAMTPNAGGGVAPALSADELLAAVPGPADLDVVVQTTDFRRLPGASLGFDDLVAVMTLIREQLAADIDGAVVVQGTDTIEETSYLLDLYHDGPQPVVVTGAMRNPTLAGPDGPANLLAAVQTAASPAARNLGCLVVLADEIHAARHVRKTHSTAGSTFQSPNGGPFGYLVEGQPRFVNRTTHRTTVPAPAAGRHPRIALLTVSLGDDGVLLDGIAGRVDGAVIGGFGVGHVPRQLVPALSDLADKIPVILASRTGAGSVLTSTYGFPGSERDLLSRGLISAGFLDPLKARILLRSLLAADADRKTISAAFAIAGDYADPEDWPWAESLNAKTEGVARA; from the coding sequence TTGTTGATCAGCCTCGGCGGCACGATCGCGATGACTCCAAACGCAGGCGGCGGCGTCGCCCCGGCACTGTCCGCTGACGAACTTCTGGCCGCCGTCCCCGGCCCCGCGGATCTCGATGTCGTTGTGCAGACCACAGACTTTCGGCGACTTCCCGGCGCCTCACTGGGCTTTGATGATCTAGTCGCGGTGATGACGTTGATCCGGGAACAGCTCGCCGCCGATATCGACGGTGCCGTGGTAGTTCAGGGAACCGACACGATCGAGGAGACCTCCTACCTGCTCGACCTCTACCACGACGGGCCGCAGCCGGTCGTGGTCACCGGAGCGATGCGCAATCCGACGCTGGCTGGACCTGACGGGCCGGCGAACCTGCTCGCGGCGGTCCAGACCGCCGCGAGTCCAGCCGCACGCAATCTCGGCTGCCTGGTCGTCCTCGCCGATGAGATTCATGCGGCACGGCACGTCCGTAAGACCCACTCCACGGCGGGCTCCACATTCCAATCCCCTAACGGAGGCCCGTTCGGCTACCTCGTCGAGGGTCAGCCCCGGTTCGTCAATCGCACTACTCACAGAACCACAGTGCCCGCGCCAGCCGCCGGTCGCCACCCCCGCATCGCGCTACTCACCGTCAGTCTCGGCGACGACGGCGTGCTTCTAGACGGTATCGCGGGCCGCGTCGACGGAGCTGTCATCGGCGGCTTCGGCGTGGGCCACGTTCCACGCCAGCTCGTACCGGCGCTCAGCGATCTAGCGGACAAGATCCCAGTCATCCTCGCCAGCCGCACCGGCGCCGGCTCTGTTCTCACCAGCACTTACGGCTTTCCTGGTTCAGAACGCGACCTCCTCAGCCGGGGGCTGATCTCGGCCGGTTTCCTCGATCCGCTCAAAGCTCGCATCCTCCTGCGGAGCCTGCTGGCGGCTGACGCCGACCGCAAAACGATCAGTGCGGCATTCGCCATCGCCGGCGACTACGCCGACCCCGAGGACTGGCCGTGGGCGGAGAGCCTGAACGCAAAGACTGAAGGGGTAGCCCGTGCGTAG
- a CDS encoding DUF397 domain-containing protein, producing MNPSKFTNWRKSRRSGGGDNCVEVAVAADGPVGVRDSKNPTGPILEFSPPEWQAFTRGVRDGEFDA from the coding sequence ATGAACCCGAGCAAATTCACCAACTGGCGCAAATCCCGCCGCAGCGGCGGCGGCGACAACTGCGTCGAGGTAGCCGTCGCCGCCGACGGCCCCGTAGGCGTCCGCGACTCCAAGAACCCCACCGGCCCGATCCTCGAGTTCAGCCCACCCGAGTGGCAGGCGTTCACGAGAGGCGTCCGCGACGGCGAGTTCGACGCATAG